The following proteins are encoded in a genomic region of Arachis ipaensis cultivar K30076 chromosome B02, Araip1.1, whole genome shotgun sequence:
- the LOC107628486 gene encoding glutathione S-transferase T1-like: MSQPSRVVLIFCKVNGIEFDEIKVEISKRQQLSPEFAAINPFKKLLAIVDGRFKLFESHATLIYLASAFPGIADHWLVLSPFHLFNHNNFLMTPQICE, translated from the exons ATGTCCCAACCATCTCGTGTCGTTCTTATCTTCTGCAA AGTTAATGGAATAGAATTCGACGAGATTAAAGTTGAAATCTCCAAAAGACAGCAGTTATCTCCCGAATTTGCAG CTATCAACCCTTTCAAGAAACTCCTTGCTATTGTTGATGGAAGGTTCAAGCTATTCGAGAG TCACGCAACTCTTATCTATCTTGCTTCTGCCTTTCCTGGTATTGCTGATCATTGGTTGGTATTATCCCCTTTTCACTTATTTAATCACAATAATTTTCTTATGACTCCACAGATATGTGAATGA
- the LOC110269288 gene encoding glycine-rich RNA-binding protein-like, with protein MCSTGSVFKREEKKEKVAARWIDDAIDAIEKRGRGRRRGRRRNREGGRGGHIRRGGDDSGEGGDDSGGNDDEGRAESGGGGGEDCGGGGCGLEGGFDVSRGTGGGGDGGSRGRGGGGF; from the exons ATGTGTTCTACTGGTTCAGTGtttaaaagagaggagaagaaggagaaggtagcTGCG AGATGGATCGATGATGCGATTGACGCCATAGAGAAAAGGGGTCGAGGTCGTCGACGAGGTAGGAGGCGCAATCGAGAAGGAGGGAGGGGTGGACATATTAGGAGAGGCGGGGATGACAGTGGTGAAGGTGGAGATGACAGTGGTGGAAATGATGATGAGGGTCGAGCTGAaagtggtggtggaggtggagaagattgtggtggtggtggttgtggtttaGAGGGTGGATTTGATGTTAGTAGAGGTACTGGCGGAGGTGGAGATGGTGGCAGTAGAGGTAGAGGTGGAGGTGGCTTTTAG
- the LOC110269289 gene encoding uncharacterized protein LOC110269289: MTLYDRDNLEFNVAETTPTGNFSLGTYRVSLRDRTCNCGYFIQALHYPCRHAVACCAYSHLSWATYFHEVYRLRMDFNVYEMGFNLPIPEGLWPPYDGPTVIPDPSKRRAYQDHPRSTRIRTNMDEADPNRPKQCRLYRQRGHTRRNCSQGGVTGGSGAVGRV; encoded by the coding sequence ATGACCCTATATGATAGGGATAATTTGGAGTTCAATGTGGCCGAGACTACTCCGACAGGTAACTTCTCACTTGGTACTTACAGAGTCTCGTTGAGAGATCGGACTTGCAATTGCGGGTACTTTATTCAGGCACTTCATTACCCATGTCGACATGCAGTAGCTTGCTGTGCATATTCCCACCTGAGCTGGGCAACTTATTTTCATGAGGTATATCGCCTCAGAATGGATTTTAATGTTTACGAGATGGGATTCAATCTACCGATTCCAGAAGGCTTATGGCCACCATATGATGGTCCAACCGTCATCCCTGATCCCAGTAAGAGGCGTGCATATCAGGATCATCCAAGGAGCACAAGAATTCGCACCAATATGGATGAAGCGGATCCGAATAGACCAAAGCAGTGTAGGCTATACAGACAGCGTGGTCATACTCGGCGGAATTGTTCACAGGGAGGAGTCACCGGGGGGTCTGGAGCAGTGGGCAgagtttag
- the LOC110269290 gene encoding uncharacterized protein LOC110269290, with product MASEESFLVLVHYKGTIKKKIRSGIKFTDNDPLSVFIRASTSLVDFQNTILQKLRLQGMKQIENLYFRISISVVRDGVKYDSFVIDSDKNLQVLLHYRCQFFEVRMAELLAKLVDVVSNSGVSNRNYQSIPMAAASSSTPVVASSSLPVMTTVGDLVASPSFAVDLHHDENAKIGANMNTPVMILILRKVGVLDAVEDLLGDDDEVEPAMIDDESDDDIGRSIPVGAGGASSSRT from the coding sequence ATGGCTAGTGAAGAGAGTTTTCTAGTTCTTGTGCACTACAAAGGCACGATAAAGAAAAAAATACGATCGGGTATAAAATTTACTGATAATGATCCGTTGAGTGTCTTTATTAGAGCTTCTACGAGTCTTGTTGATTTTCAGAATACTATACTACAGAAATTGAGACTGCAGGGAATGAAACAGATAGAGAATTTATATTTCAGAATTTCGATTTCTGTAGTTCGCGATGGGGTGAAATACGACTCGTTTGTGATAGACAGTGACAAAAATTTGCAAGTTTTACTTCACTATCGTTGCCAGTTTTTCGAGGTGAGAATGGCTGAACTATTGGCTAAGCTTGTGGATGTGGTCTCTAACTCAGGAGTATCGAACCGGAATTATCAATCAATACCAATGGCAGCAGCTTCCAGTTCAACCCCTGTTGTTGCGTCTTCATCTCTACCTGTAATGACAACTGTGGGAGATTTGGTGGCATCTCCATCTTTCGCAGTCGATCTACACCATGATGAGAATGCGAAAATAGGTGCTAACATGAATACTCCTGTTATGATTCTGATTCTTAGAAAGGTTGGAGTACTAGATGCGGTGGAAGACTTGCTAGGGGATGACGATGAGGTCGAACCCGCTATGATTGATGATGAGAGTGATGATGATATAGGCAGGAGTATTCCTGTTGGGGCTGGTGGAGCATCGAGCTCGAGAACTTAG